One region of Flavobacterium sp. GSB-24 genomic DNA includes:
- the rimO gene encoding 30S ribosomal protein S12 methylthiotransferase RimO — MRTKSLKKNKINVITLGCSKNVYDSEVLMGQLRANGKEVEHEAPAEKEGNIIVINTCGFIDNAKAESVNMILEYADKKDRGLVDKVFVTGCLSERYRPDLEKEIPNVDQYFGTTELPQLLKALGADYKHELLGERLTTTPKNYAYLKIAEGCDRPCSFCAIPLMRGSHVSQPIEKLVKEAQGLAKNGVKELILIAQDLTYYGLDLYKKRNLAELLEELAKVEGIEWIRLHYAYPTGFPMDVLELMKREPKICNYIDIPLQHISDSILKSMRRGTTQAKTTQLLKDFRAAVPGMAIRTTLIVGYPGETQEDFEILKDFVQEMKFDRMGCFAYSHEENTHAYLLEDNVPDDIKQARANEIMELQSQISWDLNQEKVGKTFKCIIDRKEGAHFVGRTEFDSPDVDNEVLIDASKHYVKTGEFVNIKIIEATEFDLYGEPA, encoded by the coding sequence ATGAGAACCAAGTCTTTAAAAAAGAACAAAATTAACGTAATCACTCTTGGGTGTTCAAAAAATGTTTATGACAGTGAAGTCCTTATGGGTCAGCTGCGTGCCAATGGAAAAGAAGTTGAACATGAAGCTCCAGCAGAAAAAGAAGGAAACATTATTGTAATCAACACTTGTGGTTTTATTGATAATGCAAAAGCAGAATCGGTAAACATGATTTTGGAATATGCCGATAAAAAAGACAGAGGACTTGTAGATAAAGTTTTCGTTACAGGATGTTTATCTGAACGTTACAGACCAGATTTAGAAAAAGAAATTCCAAATGTGGATCAATATTTTGGAACTACAGAATTACCTCAATTATTAAAAGCTCTAGGAGCCGATTATAAACATGAATTACTTGGAGAACGTTTAACTACGACTCCAAAAAATTATGCTTACCTAAAAATTGCAGAGGGCTGCGACAGACCGTGTAGTTTTTGTGCAATTCCGTTAATGAGAGGTTCGCACGTTTCTCAGCCAATTGAAAAATTAGTTAAAGAAGCTCAAGGTTTAGCTAAAAATGGCGTTAAAGAGTTAATCTTGATTGCTCAAGATTTAACTTATTACGGACTTGATCTTTATAAAAAAAGAAATCTTGCGGAACTTTTAGAAGAATTAGCAAAAGTTGAAGGCATAGAATGGATTCGTCTTCATTATGCTTATCCAACTGGTTTCCCAATGGATGTTTTGGAATTAATGAAACGAGAGCCAAAAATCTGTAATTATATTGATATTCCGTTACAGCATATTTCAGATTCGATTTTGAAATCGATGCGTCGTGGTACTACTCAAGCTAAAACAACTCAGTTATTAAAAGATTTCCGTGCTGCAGTTCCAGGAATGGCAATTAGAACTACTTTAATTGTTGGTTATCCAGGTGAAACTCAAGAGGATTTTGAAATTTTGAAAGATTTTGTTCAAGAAATGAAATTTGACAGAATGGGGTGTTTTGCTTATTCTCACGAAGAAAATACTCATGCTTATTTATTGGAAGACAATGTTCCAGATGATATCAAACAGGCTAGAGCAAATGAGATTATGGAATTACAGTCTCAAATTTCTTGGGATTTAAACCAAGAAAAAGTAGGCAAGACTTTCAAATGTATTATCGACAGAAAAGAAGGAGCACATTTTGTTGGACGTACAGAGTTTGACAGCCCTGATGTTGACAATGAAGTATTAATTGATGCTTCTAAACATTACGTAAAAACAGGTGAATTTGTTAATATAAAAATAATTGAAGCTACAGAATTTGATTTATACGGAGAACCTGCTTAA